One window from the genome of Anaerococcus sp. Marseille-Q7828 encodes:
- a CDS encoding rhodanese-like domain-containing protein, with translation MNFKEISGIDLENNLDSYVIYDVRSKEEYKLGHIKGAINIPYDEVADHIDEFRNLDKPIVLHCRTNNRSSYAASILQGAGIDDIIIAPGVAYYDYKLTK, from the coding sequence ATGAACTTTAAAGAAATTAGCGGAATCGACTTGGAAAATAACTTGGATTCTTATGTTATTTATGATGTTAGAAGCAAAGAAGAATACAAACTTGGTCATATCAAAGGTGCTATTAACATTCCCTACGATGAAGTTGCAGATCATATTGATGAATTTAGAAATTTAGATAAACCAATAGTACTACATTGTAGGACCAATAATCGTAGCTCCTATGCCGCGTCCATCTTACAAGGAGCAGGTATTGATGATATTATTATTGCTCCAGGAGTGGCTTATTACGATTATAAATTGACAAAATAA
- a CDS encoding cold shock domain-containing protein, with protein sequence METGIVKFFDNKKGYGFIQSSDGIDYFVHFTSIISDDDYKKLDQGDRVSFDGEDGPRGPSAINVRKMEDDL encoded by the coding sequence ATGGAAACAGGAATAGTTAAATTTTTTGATAATAAAAAAGGATATGGTTTTATTCAGTCATCTGATGGAATTGACTATTTTGTTCACTTTACAAGTATTATATCTGATGATGACTACAAAAAACTTGACCAAGGTGATAGGGTTTCTTTTGATGGAGAAGATGGGCCAAGGGGGCCTTCTGCTATCAATGTGAGAAAAATGGAGGATGATTTATGA
- a CDS encoding DUF979 family protein — MTIFGMPAEEFFAKFLEFIYVLIGLQFFYTAYRVFKAEDNDKKVTTMAFWIILGVLFAFGKLIPSMVSGALVVVIGIISLINGIVVKGAITNDEATEVEGSNRLGNKIFIPVIVMAVLAIILAKLIPESSSSILGFTAIVALVIIMIMTKTSFAGMMKQSDRMVQQVGAVAILPQLLAALGAIFAAAGVGDVIASIIGGMIPTISPWTGSIAYVLGMVIFTAIMGNAFAAFTVITAGIGVPFVIAQGADPAIAAALAMTAGYCGTLLTPMAGNFNVLPVGLLEMEDKNGVIKEQALFSILMIVVHILLMRFWAF, encoded by the coding sequence ATGACTATATTTGGAATGCCAGCTGAAGAATTCTTTGCGAAATTTTTGGAATTTATTTATGTACTAATTGGCCTACAATTTTTCTATACTGCTTACAGAGTTTTTAAGGCAGAGGATAATGATAAGAAAGTGACAACAATGGCTTTTTGGATAATACTTGGTGTATTATTTGCCTTTGGTAAGCTAATACCATCAATGGTATCAGGAGCACTTGTAGTAGTGATAGGAATTATTTCCTTAATCAATGGTATTGTAGTCAAAGGTGCAATAACTAATGATGAAGCTACAGAAGTTGAAGGATCAAACAGACTTGGTAACAAGATTTTCATACCAGTAATTGTTATGGCAGTCCTTGCAATAATCTTGGCAAAACTTATACCAGAATCAAGCTCATCAATCCTTGGTTTTACGGCAATTGTAGCCCTTGTAATTATAATGATTATGACAAAAACAAGTTTTGCAGGAATGATGAAACAATCAGATAGGATGGTTCAACAAGTTGGTGCAGTTGCAATACTTCCACAATTACTTGCGGCTCTTGGTGCAATCTTTGCGGCTGCAGGTGTAGGTGATGTAATAGCATCAATAATCGGTGGCATGATTCCAACTATTTCTCCATGGACTGGGTCTATTGCTTATGTCCTAGGCATGGTAATATTTACAGCTATAATGGGCAATGCCTTTGCGGCCTTTACTGTTATTACAGCAGGAATTGGAGTTCCATTTGTTATAGCTCAAGGTGCAGATCCAGCTATAGCGGCAGCTCTAGCAATGACAGCAGGCTATTGCGGTACTCTTCTAACACCAATGGCAGGAAACTTCAACGTACTACCAGTAGGCTTACTAGAGATGGAAGATAAAAATGGGGTAATAAAAGAACAGGCACTATTCTCTATACTTATGATAGTAGTTCACATACTATTGATGAGATTTTGGGCCTTTTAG
- a CDS encoding alpha/beta hydrolase produces the protein MSAKTIWIIIALLILFPQFYYFKITRDFEGVKNTRKYFIRNKRIFDDHQEIYLTNYDGHDIFLRLYEVADSKAIVHIIHGMAEHSYNYIDFIKYLNANGFTVIAHDHRGHGKSISEKYPTGYMRLTEEVINDVYAVNSFARETHPGLKVYMIGHSMGSMISRLYLQKYDDTIDKLVLTGTVEHSKVAGFGLFLGNIITFYFNKYQPAILSPLLPGFKGDDTWISYNMDNVIDKRNDKQRVQTFLERGVVAIIDMNNKMSKVRRYMVKNPDLEILSATGADDIVTGSDKGLEDSINTLKKAGYTDINNIVYDHMRHEILNEEDRSIVYQDILEFFNM, from the coding sequence ATGAGCGCAAAAACAATTTGGATTATAATAGCCTTATTAATTCTCTTTCCTCAATTTTATTACTTTAAAATTACTAGAGATTTTGAAGGGGTTAAGAATACTAGAAAGTATTTTATTAGGAATAAGAGAATTTTTGATGACCACCAAGAGATTTATCTTACAAATTATGATGGCCACGATATTTTTCTAAGGCTCTACGAAGTGGCAGATTCAAAGGCGATAGTACATATAATCCATGGCATGGCAGAGCATTCTTATAATTATATAGATTTTATAAAGTATCTAAATGCCAATGGGTTTACAGTCATTGCCCACGATCATAGGGGCCATGGTAAGAGTATTTCTGAAAAGTATCCAACTGGTTATATGAGACTTACAGAAGAAGTCATTAATGACGTCTATGCTGTAAATTCATTTGCTAGAGAAACTCATCCGGGCCTAAAAGTTTATATGATAGGACATTCTATGGGTTCTATGATTTCAAGACTTTACCTACAAAAGTATGACGACACTATAGATAAGCTAGTACTTACTGGAACTGTTGAACATAGCAAGGTTGCTGGATTTGGACTTTTTCTAGGTAATATTATTACTTTTTATTTCAACAAATATCAACCGGCTATCTTAAGCCCACTTTTGCCAGGTTTTAAGGGTGATGACACTTGGATTTCCTATAATATGGACAATGTTATTGACAAGAGAAATGATAAGCAAAGAGTCCAAACATTCTTAGAGCGTGGTGTGGTTGCAATTATAGATATGAATAATAAGATGTCAAAAGTTAGAAGATACATGGTGAAAAACCCAGATTTAGAAATCTTATCTGCAACAGGCGCAGATGACATAGTAACAGGATCTGATAAGGGCCTTGAAGATAGCATTAATACTCTTAAAAAAGCAGGCTATACAGATATTAACAATATAGTTTATGATCATATGCGTCATGAAATACTTAATGAAGAAGATAGGTCTATTGTTTACCAAGATATACTAGAATTTTTTAATATGTAG
- a CDS encoding 5'-nucleotidase C-terminal domain-containing protein, with translation MQNKKSKLLFTVAFATAFSVTSLFAGFNPAYAASLTEAEKVEFENSYFNNSVVNKASRMLLKDAPATTANIKDTLNQQIAESDALLAESKDVIETIRPERANESKTIKDLDQSVFDNQVYQEAIFMLFDLTPKTVESIKGSLTELLNSSIPENNEATNLLYSMRGLKQISIIHYNDTHGRVEENAKNGEIGYAKIKTFYDYKNVNNNTLLLDAGDTLHGTIFANIAQGQSVVEAVNKMGLTAMTAGNHDFNYGYKRLLELKDLANYPILGSNVVDESGNQILDVSQIVEINGVKVGIFGLSTPETKTKSSPVNTEGLTFEDPVEVAKKEVENLKANGADIVVCLTHLGIDEESEDTSTKVADNVDGIDLIIDGHSHSQLDEGKIEKTTLIAQTGAHGYNLGEVTLLVDKDNKVNAKFAKLHPYKKMQHINANQEILDVINKYSEANKDVLSQKVGMTDVDLDGVRGNVRTKETNLGDFIADAMKESIGADITITNGGGIRDSIVKGDITKGDVLTVFPFTNFLVKIEITGADILAALEHGLTDTPNEAGKFPQIAGMTVKYDSSKEAGSKVTEVLVNGEALDPNKTYSLATNDFMAIGGDGYEMFKGKTRSEERGLISDIFEEAIKANGTINPSTDGRMTDISK, from the coding sequence ATGCAAAACAAAAAATCAAAATTATTATTTACAGTTGCTTTTGCTACAGCATTTTCCGTTACAAGCTTGTTTGCTGGATTTAATCCTGCTTATGCAGCAAGTTTGACTGAGGCGGAAAAAGTAGAATTTGAGAATTCATACTTTAACAACAGCGTTGTTAACAAAGCAAGTAGAATGTTACTAAAAGATGCACCTGCTACAACAGCAAATATCAAAGATACTCTTAACCAACAAATCGCTGAATCAGATGCACTTCTTGCAGAAAGTAAAGATGTGATTGAAACTATCAGACCAGAAAGAGCTAACGAATCCAAAACAATTAAAGATTTGGATCAATCAGTTTTCGATAACCAAGTTTATCAAGAAGCAATATTTATGCTCTTTGACCTAACTCCAAAGACAGTTGAATCTATCAAAGGTTCCCTAACAGAACTATTAAATTCATCTATCCCAGAAAATAACGAAGCTACTAATCTTCTTTATTCTATGCGTGGCTTAAAACAAATCAGCATAATCCACTACAATGACACACACGGCAGAGTAGAAGAAAACGCTAAAAACGGTGAAATCGGCTATGCTAAAATTAAAACTTTCTATGATTACAAAAATGTAAATAATAATACCCTCCTCCTAGATGCTGGAGATACATTACACGGAACAATTTTTGCAAATATTGCCCAAGGACAAAGTGTTGTCGAAGCAGTTAATAAAATGGGACTTACAGCTATGACAGCTGGTAACCACGACTTTAACTACGGCTATAAGAGACTTCTAGAATTAAAAGACCTTGCCAATTACCCAATCCTTGGCTCTAATGTAGTTGATGAAAGTGGCAATCAAATCCTTGATGTTAGCCAAATTGTTGAAATAAATGGTGTAAAAGTTGGTATATTCGGACTTTCCACTCCAGAAACCAAGACAAAGTCTTCTCCAGTAAATACCGAAGGATTGACATTTGAAGATCCAGTAGAAGTAGCAAAAAAAGAAGTTGAAAACTTAAAGGCCAATGGCGCTGACATAGTTGTTTGCCTAACTCACCTTGGTATAGATGAAGAAAGTGAAGATACATCTACTAAAGTAGCTGACAATGTTGATGGAATTGATCTAATCATAGACGGTCACTCTCACAGCCAACTTGACGAAGGAAAAATCGAAAAAACAACCCTTATTGCACAAACAGGAGCACACGGCTACAACCTTGGTGAAGTGACACTCCTTGTAGACAAGGATAATAAAGTCAATGCAAAATTCGCTAAGCTCCATCCTTACAAAAAAATGCAACACATCAATGCTAACCAAGAAATTCTTGATGTAATTAATAAATACAGTGAAGCAAACAAAGATGTATTAAGCCAAAAAGTTGGTATGACAGATGTCGACCTTGACGGTGTTCGTGGCAATGTTAGAACAAAAGAAACTAACCTTGGCGATTTCATCGCTGATGCTATGAAAGAATCAATAGGTGCAGATATTACAATCACAAATGGTGGCGGCATAAGAGATTCAATAGTAAAAGGTGACATTACAAAAGGTGATGTACTTACAGTATTCCCATTCACCAACTTCCTAGTAAAAATCGAGATTACAGGTGCAGATATCCTAGCTGCCCTAGAACACGGTCTAACAGATACTCCAAACGAAGCTGGTAAGTTCCCACAAATAGCTGGTATGACTGTAAAATATGATTCAAGCAAAGAAGCTGGTAGTAAAGTAACAGAAGTATTAGTTAATGGCGAAGCTCTTGATCCAAACAAAACTTATTCACTAGCAACCAATGATTTTATGGCTATTGGTGGAGATGGATACGAAATGTTTAAAGGCAAAACAAGAAGCGAAGAAAGAGGACTCATCTCTGATATCTTCGAAGAAGCTATCAAGGCAAATGGAACAATAAATCCTAGCACAGATGGAAGAATGACAGATATAAGCAAATAG
- the pcp gene encoding pyroglutamyl-peptidase I: MKILVTGFDPFGGEPTNPAIESVKRIDENIEGAEIIKLEIPTVFHKAADVVEEKIKEVKPDVILSVGQAGGRYGITVERVAINEDDARIEDNEGNQPIDVKIREDGAPAYFATLPIKAMVEEIKKENIPASVSNTAGTFVCNHIMYQDLYLAEKYGDIKAGFIHVPFLTEQVVDKPNTASMSLEDIVKGLNAAIRAIVKYDDKKDLNITGGATH; encoded by the coding sequence ATGAAAATATTAGTAACAGGATTTGATCCCTTTGGCGGAGAACCAACAAATCCAGCAATCGAATCTGTAAAAAGAATAGACGAAAATATCGAAGGAGCAGAGATAATAAAACTTGAAATACCAACAGTATTTCATAAGGCAGCTGATGTAGTTGAAGAAAAAATCAAAGAAGTTAAACCAGATGTAATCCTTTCAGTTGGCCAAGCTGGTGGAAGATATGGTATAACTGTAGAACGTGTTGCTATTAACGAAGATGATGCTCGCATAGAAGATAACGAAGGCAACCAACCAATAGATGTAAAAATAAGAGAAGATGGTGCGCCAGCTTATTTTGCCACTCTACCAATCAAAGCAATGGTAGAAGAAATCAAAAAAGAAAACATTCCAGCAAGCGTGTCAAATACAGCAGGTACTTTTGTATGTAACCACATCATGTACCAAGACCTATACCTAGCAGAAAAATATGGTGACATAAAAGCAGGATTTATCCACGTGCCATTTTTGACAGAACAAGTTGTAGATAAGCCTAACACAGCGTCAATGAGTCTTGAGGATATAGTAAAAGGTTTAAATGCAGCTATAAGAGCCATTGTAAAATACGATGACAAAAAAGATTTAAATATTACAGGTGGAGCAACACACTAG
- a CDS encoding DUF969 domain-containing protein, producing the protein MEYLKLIGILIIVLGFVFKLNIVFTVILSGFITALVSGISIGEFLSILGENFVNQRIVTLFIITLPVIGLSEQFGLKQSAEKIVKKRDNLSPGALYSVYLLFRELAGFFSMRIYGLVQFVRPIIFPMAEASYEKQNGKLEKKDSEKLKSRAAAMENFGNFFAQNTFIGAGGVLLIVGQMESLGYPVTNADIAGKSLPIAIICLVLGVIKNIIDDKRMKGGK; encoded by the coding sequence ATGGAATATTTAAAACTAATTGGTATTCTGATAATTGTACTTGGCTTTGTTTTCAAATTAAATATTGTTTTCACAGTTATTTTATCAGGATTTATCACAGCTTTAGTATCAGGAATTTCTATAGGAGAATTTCTTAGTATACTTGGCGAAAACTTTGTTAACCAGAGGATAGTAACCTTATTTATAATCACCTTGCCAGTAATAGGTCTATCTGAACAATTCGGATTAAAACAATCAGCAGAAAAAATAGTAAAAAAACGCGACAACCTTTCACCAGGAGCATTGTACAGTGTATATCTACTATTTAGGGAATTAGCAGGATTTTTCTCAATGAGAATTTATGGTCTTGTACAATTTGTTAGGCCAATCATATTCCCAATGGCAGAAGCATCTTATGAGAAACAAAATGGCAAATTAGAGAAAAAAGATAGCGAGAAATTAAAATCTAGAGCAGCTGCAATGGAAAACTTTGGTAACTTCTTTGCTCAAAATACCTTTATTGGTGCAGGCGGGGTTTTGCTAATAGTTGGTCAAATGGAATCTCTTGGATATCCTGTGACTAATGCTGATATTGCAGGCAAATCACTACCAATTGCTATCATTTGTTTAGTACTCGGTGTCATCAAAAACATCATTGATGATAAGAGAATGAAAGGGGGCAAATAA
- a CDS encoding valine--tRNA ligase: MDTKYNPLGFEKEIYHKWEDGGYFKADVNKDKEPFTIVMPPPNVTGQLHLGHALNNTIQDIIIRYKRMAGFEALWIPGTDHASISTEAKVVGKIRSEGHTKKELGRDKFLEEAWAWTEKYGGTIKKQLRTIGVSCDWDYDSFTMDENLTRAVKKVFKKMYDDGLIYQGNRIVNWDVEAETAISDAEVYHEEKEGNLWYIKYFFEDSEDYITIATTRPETMFGDLAVAVNPEDPRFKDKIGKNVILPIVGRKLPIIEDSYVDMEYGTGCVKITPSHDPNDFEVGARHDLGQCVVIDTKGHIKDGYGKYSGLERYEARKALVAELEEEGYLEKIESLTHAVGYSERTNVVIEPLISKQWFVKMDGLAKMAIDAYEDGELKLIPESLGKTYMNWLNNIRDWTISRQLWWGHRLPVFYTDDGEIIVSEDEPDEHGMLDGVHVTQEEDTLDTWFSSALWPFATLGWPVENEKLDFFFPTDILVTGYDIIFFWVIRMVFSSLYTTGKVPFDHVLFTGLIRDPQGRKMSKSLGNGVDPIEVVDQYGADALRFTLITGNSPGNDMRYDEKRIVASRNFANKLWNASRFVLMNIEEGDDLDFSTIKNLELEDKWILKRLNNVIEEVTKNLENYEIGLAASRIENFIWEEYCDWYIEFAKLRLYGEDEEAKADVKKVLLYVLNKMIALLHPFMPFITEEIYSALPDKKDMLIVEDWPSFEEKFEFINEEATVNSAIEAITAIRNQRATLNVGAKTKQDLIILAENESYKNLLDELKDQFVNLANAGVVKVLLKEEFNEDKEGLVNLVFNEFAVLMSLDDLMDYDKERARLNDEIKRLESEIKRASGKLNNQNFVNKAPEAVVNEEREKLANYEDLLEKTKASLEEIRDK; this comes from the coding sequence ATGGACACAAAATATAATCCTTTAGGATTTGAAAAAGAAATTTACCACAAGTGGGAAGATGGTGGTTACTTTAAGGCTGATGTAAACAAGGACAAAGAGCCATTTACTATAGTAATGCCACCACCAAATGTAACAGGACAACTTCACCTAGGCCATGCCTTAAACAATACTATCCAAGATATTATTATTCGCTATAAAAGAATGGCCGGATTTGAAGCTCTATGGATACCAGGAACAGACCATGCTTCTATATCTACAGAAGCAAAAGTTGTTGGTAAGATTCGTAGCGAAGGACATACAAAAAAAGAACTAGGCCGCGATAAGTTTCTAGAAGAAGCTTGGGCTTGGACAGAAAAATATGGTGGTACAATCAAAAAACAACTAAGGACAATAGGCGTTTCTTGCGATTGGGACTACGATAGCTTTACCATGGATGAGAACCTAACTCGTGCTGTCAAAAAAGTTTTCAAAAAAATGTACGATGATGGTCTAATCTATCAAGGAAATAGGATAGTAAACTGGGATGTAGAGGCTGAAACAGCTATATCTGATGCAGAAGTCTACCACGAAGAAAAAGAAGGAAATCTTTGGTATATTAAATACTTTTTTGAAGATAGCGAGGATTACATCACAATAGCAACTACACGTCCAGAAACTATGTTTGGCGACCTTGCAGTTGCTGTAAACCCAGAAGATCCTAGATTTAAGGATAAAATTGGCAAAAATGTAATACTCCCAATTGTCGGTAGAAAATTGCCAATAATAGAAGATTCCTATGTAGATATGGAATATGGTACAGGTTGTGTAAAGATAACCCCATCTCATGACCCAAATGACTTTGAAGTGGGAGCTCGCCACGACCTAGGTCAATGTGTAGTAATCGATACAAAGGGACATATAAAAGATGGCTATGGCAAGTATTCTGGATTAGAAAGGTATGAGGCTCGTAAGGCTTTAGTAGCTGAACTTGAAGAAGAAGGATATTTAGAAAAAATCGAAAGTCTAACTCATGCTGTAGGTTACAGTGAGAGGACAAATGTTGTAATCGAGCCACTTATATCAAAACAATGGTTTGTAAAAATGGATGGACTTGCTAAAATGGCTATTGATGCTTACGAAGATGGTGAACTTAAACTAATACCAGAATCACTTGGCAAAACCTACATGAACTGGTTAAACAACATTCGCGATTGGACTATATCTCGTCAACTATGGTGGGGACATAGATTGCCAGTATTCTATACCGATGATGGAGAAATAATAGTTTCAGAAGATGAGCCAGATGAACATGGAATGCTTGATGGTGTTCATGTGACCCAAGAAGAAGACACCCTAGATACTTGGTTCTCGTCAGCTCTATGGCCATTTGCAACACTTGGTTGGCCGGTAGAAAATGAGAAGCTAGACTTCTTCTTCCCAACAGATATCCTTGTAACAGGTTATGACATAATATTTTTCTGGGTAATCAGAATGGTGTTCTCATCCCTTTACACAACAGGCAAAGTGCCTTTTGACCACGTATTATTTACAGGCCTTATCCGCGATCCACAAGGACGCAAGATGAGTAAATCTCTTGGAAATGGTGTAGATCCAATCGAAGTTGTAGACCAATACGGTGCTGACGCCCTAAGATTTACCCTAATCACTGGCAATAGCCCGGGCAATGATATGCGCTATGATGAAAAAAGAATTGTAGCAAGCAGAAACTTTGCCAACAAACTTTGGAATGCAAGTCGTTTTGTACTAATGAACATAGAAGAAGGCGACGATTTAGACTTCTCAACAATCAAAAATCTAGAACTTGAAGATAAGTGGATACTAAAACGCCTAAACAATGTAATCGAAGAAGTTACAAAAAACCTAGAAAATTACGAAATAGGTCTAGCTGCATCTAGGATAGAAAATTTCATCTGGGAAGAATACTGCGACTGGTATATAGAATTTGCTAAGCTAAGACTTTACGGAGAAGATGAAGAGGCTAAGGCAGATGTTAAGAAAGTATTACTATATGTTCTAAACAAAATGATTGCCCTACTTCATCCATTTATGCCATTTATTACAGAAGAAATTTATTCTGCCCTACCAGACAAAAAAGACATGTTAATAGTTGAAGATTGGCCAAGCTTTGAAGAAAAATTTGAATTTATAAACGAAGAAGCTACAGTAAATTCAGCTATCGAAGCCATCACAGCAATTAGAAACCAAAGAGCAACTCTAAATGTAGGTGCAAAAACTAAACAAGATCTGATAATCCTTGCAGAAAATGAATCATATAAGAACTTACTAGATGAGCTTAAAGATCAATTTGTAAATCTTGCAAATGCTGGAGTTGTCAAAGTCTTATTAAAAGAAGAATTTAATGAAGACAAAGAAGGTCTTGTAAACCTTGTATTTAATGAATTCGCTGTTCTAATGAGTCTAGATGATTTGATGGATTACGATAAAGAAAGAGCTCGTCTAAATGATGAAATCAAGAGACTAGAAAGTGAAATAAAAAGAGCAAGTGGCAAACTAAACAATCAAAACTTCGTAAACAAGGCTCCAGAGGCCGTTGTTAACGAGGAACGTGAGAAACTTGCCAATTATGAAGATTTGCTAGAAAAAACCAAGGCTTCACTAGAAGAAATAAGAGATAAGTAA
- a CDS encoding CapA family protein, giving the protein MKKIKKFIIISLLSIFSLANINIANAASSEKQDTDVKMARLFFAGDVLPHINFDNYARNYGAGDYNYDRPFEKLKDYVSKSDYFMVNCEFTTHPALEPSGYPTFNSNGDIFRALSDIGVDVITTANNHCMDTGLDGLDYTIDAINKAGIENVGTQKNSEDKNYLIKDINGIKVGILAYAEQLNGFEYLLDTADKIAKVNMIDDVLIRRDISNALKDGAEFIIIYPHWGVEYQSYPAEYQIELAHDMIDWGADMVIGNHPHVIQPREEYEAKDGRKGIIYYSLGNLVSNQNHNNFDGDYRVEHGLLVDTIIYKGANDTKAKILNTTYHTTWVGTIFDDYGLLNRAYVIDEYLYGQKDDITEDDRYLMGIAESMNYDTMHTIVR; this is encoded by the coding sequence ATGAAAAAAATTAAAAAATTTATCATTATAAGTTTGCTAAGTATATTTTCATTAGCTAATATAAACATAGCCAATGCAGCAAGTTCGGAAAAGCAAGACACAGATGTCAAAATGGCTCGCTTGTTTTTTGCTGGCGATGTTTTGCCACATATTAACTTTGATAACTATGCTAGAAACTATGGAGCAGGTGACTATAATTACGATAGACCATTTGAAAAATTAAAAGATTATGTATCAAAGAGCGATTATTTTATGGTCAATTGTGAATTTACAACCCATCCTGCCCTAGAACCTTCTGGTTACCCAACTTTTAACTCAAATGGGGATATCTTTAGAGCCTTAAGTGATATTGGCGTTGATGTTATAACTACAGCTAATAATCACTGTATGGATACTGGTCTAGATGGTCTGGACTACACGATAGATGCAATAAATAAAGCTGGCATTGAAAATGTTGGTACACAAAAAAATAGCGAAGATAAAAACTACTTGATCAAGGATATAAATGGGATCAAGGTAGGAATCCTTGCCTATGCTGAACAGTTAAATGGCTTTGAATACTTGCTAGATACAGCTGATAAGATAGCAAAAGTAAATATGATTGACGATGTACTTATAAGAAGAGATATTTCTAATGCCCTCAAGGATGGAGCAGAATTCATTATAATTTATCCTCACTGGGGAGTTGAATACCAATCCTACCCTGCAGAGTATCAAATTGAACTTGCTCACGATATGATTGATTGGGGTGCAGACATGGTCATTGGTAACCATCCTCACGTAATTCAACCAAGAGAAGAATACGAAGCAAAAGATGGGCGTAAGGGGATAATTTATTATTCATTAGGAAATCTCGTTTCCAATCAAAATCACAATAATTTTGATGGAGACTATAGGGTAGAACACGGTTTGTTGGTCGATACTATAATCTATAAAGGAGCTAATGATACAAAGGCAAAGATTTTAAATACGACCTATCATACTACCTGGGTAGGTACGATTTTTGATGATTATGGACTACTTAATAGGGCCTATGTGATAGATGAATACTTATATGGACAAAAAGATGATATTACAGAAGATGATAGGTATCTGATGGGAATAGCGGAATCTATGAACTATGATACAATGCATACCATTGTAAGATAA
- a CDS encoding class I SAM-dependent methyltransferase yields MYEDFSYIYDKLSFDIEYEKYAQNILSLVEKHNIKKDKMLELAAGSGMLTNFFFDEFKEIDALDISTDMLNVFAEKYDNDNVNLIYYDMVEYENPGAYDLIVILLDSINYVTNPKDLKKLIENCYKNLKEHGLLILDINSEYKMREIFGSNCYVYEYEDIFYTWDNFMEDDLVDMHLNFFVENEDGSYKRIYEYQQERVYEREYIKNILHQKGFKDVKMFDEDTMDRVDDQTMRILFQAVRK; encoded by the coding sequence ATGTATGAAGATTTTTCCTATATATATGACAAACTAAGCTTTGATATAGAATATGAGAAATATGCTCAAAATATCTTAAGCTTGGTAGAAAAACATAATATAAAAAAAGATAAGATGCTAGAGCTTGCAGCAGGCTCTGGCATGCTTACAAATTTTTTCTTTGATGAATTTAAAGAAATAGATGCCCTAGACATATCAACAGATATGTTAAATGTATTTGCAGAAAAATACGACAATGACAATGTCAATTTGATTTACTATGACATGGTAGAATATGAAAATCCTGGAGCCTACGACCTGATAGTAATACTCCTAGATTCCATAAACTATGTGACAAATCCAAAAGATTTGAAGAAATTAATAGAAAACTGTTACAAAAACCTAAAAGAGCATGGGCTATTAATCTTAGATATTAATTCCGAGTATAAAATGCGTGAAATATTTGGCTCAAACTGCTATGTCTACGAATACGAAGATATATTCTACACCTGGGATAATTTCATGGAAGATGACCTAGTAGATATGCACCTAAATTTCTTTGTAGAAAATGAAGACGGTTCCTACAAAAGAATCTATGAATACCAACAAGAAAGGGTATATGAGAGGGAATATATAAAAAATATTTTACATCAAAAAGGATTTAAAGATGTCAAAATGTTTGACGAGGATACTATGGATAGGGTGGATGATCAAACGATGCGCATTCTATTTCAAGCAGTAAGGAAATGA